A section of the Candidatus Binatia bacterium genome encodes:
- a CDS encoding glycosyl transferase, translating into MGRTSKLREASRECPVRVEDLKIAIYIPAYNGASTIPKVLDRIPEHIRKIAAEIFIVDNASPDNTYLVGLGYAAQKGMANLRVYRNDYNRGYGGSQKFAYQHCIENGFDLVIMLHGDAQYAPEKIPYLLEPFLYGEADMVFGSRMSGDPRAGGMPLHRYLGNIFLTKVENWVLGWNLSEYHSGYRVYACDALKKIPFHQCSDAYHFDTEILVQFALAGLRVVERTIPTYYGDEKCYVNIWKYGIDVLLTMAEFWLHKKGWRRVQKFEVERVLPPGVPTPVPALAR; encoded by the coding sequence ATGGGCCGCACGTCCAAACTCCGCGAGGCGAGCCGCGAGTGTCCTGTGCGCGTCGAAGACTTGAAGATCGCCATTTACATACCCGCGTATAATGGTGCCTCCACGATCCCCAAAGTGCTGGACCGAATTCCGGAACACATCCGGAAGATCGCCGCGGAAATTTTCATCGTGGACAATGCCAGCCCCGACAACACGTATCTCGTTGGCCTCGGCTACGCAGCACAAAAGGGCATGGCCAACCTTCGCGTGTACCGCAACGACTACAACCGGGGTTATGGGGGGAGCCAAAAGTTCGCCTACCAGCACTGCATCGAAAACGGCTTCGATTTGGTCATCATGCTGCACGGCGATGCGCAGTACGCTCCGGAAAAGATTCCGTACTTGTTGGAGCCATTTTTGTACGGTGAGGCCGACATGGTCTTCGGCTCGCGCATGAGCGGCGACCCGCGAGCCGGGGGAATGCCCCTGCACCGCTACCTCGGCAACATTTTTCTAACCAAGGTGGAAAACTGGGTGTTGGGTTGGAACCTTTCGGAATACCATTCGGGTTACCGTGTGTACGCATGCGACGCACTGAAAAAGATCCCCTTCCACCAATGCTCGGACGCTTACCACTTCGACACGGAGATCCTGGTGCAATTCGCTTTGGCGGGTTTACGCGTCGTGGAGCGAACCATTCCCACTTATTACGGCGACGAAAAGTGTTACGTGAACATCTGGAAATACGGAATCGATGTGTTGCTGACGATGGCGGAATTCTGGCTCCACAAGAAGGGTTGGCGCCGCGTGCAAAAGTTCGAAGTCGAGCGCGTGTTGCCTCCTGGTGTACCCACACCAGTACCGGCTTTGGCGCGCTAG
- a CDS encoding NAD-dependent dehydratase, translated as MILVVGGAGYIGSVLVRELLERGYAVRVLDRLYYGDGGLASVRDRIDLVIADMRRVEPAHFAGVEAVINVGGLSNDPTAEYNPAANYEMNTLAAVRLAELARSAGVRRYLFASSCSVYDRGLTEDESDIVCDENTPVQPRAAYALSKFEAETRLLAMAGADFCPVVLRKGTVYGFSPRMRFDLVVNTFVRDALTSGRIRLVLGGEMWRPLVEIRDVARAYLACLGADEQRVRGQVFNVARANMRISELGLRVREALRAEGISVDIEPDYSYRTVRSYRVSARKIEAVLGYRAVVSVEDSVRDMVRQLRNAGFQDLHHPRFENLRWLRVLEEAETIVGSGRSIFAAPPAGAGNVELVRRRAT; from the coding sequence ATGATCCTGGTCGTTGGTGGCGCAGGCTACATTGGCTCCGTGCTCGTTCGCGAATTGCTCGAACGCGGTTACGCTGTACGCGTGCTCGACCGGCTGTACTACGGCGACGGTGGCCTCGCTTCGGTGCGGGATCGCATAGACCTCGTGATTGCGGACATGCGCCGGGTGGAACCCGCGCATTTCGCCGGGGTGGAGGCGGTCATTAACGTCGGTGGCCTCTCGAACGACCCGACGGCGGAGTACAATCCGGCAGCCAATTACGAGATGAATACGCTGGCGGCTGTGCGCTTAGCCGAGCTCGCTCGGTCTGCTGGGGTACGGCGTTACTTGTTTGCTTCGTCTTGCTCCGTTTACGACCGCGGTCTCACCGAAGACGAGTCGGACATCGTGTGCGACGAAAACACTCCAGTACAGCCGCGTGCTGCCTACGCGCTTTCGAAGTTCGAAGCAGAAACCCGCCTGTTGGCGATGGCTGGGGCGGACTTCTGTCCGGTCGTGCTACGTAAGGGAACGGTTTACGGTTTCTCTCCCCGCATGCGGTTCGATTTGGTGGTGAATACGTTCGTACGCGATGCTCTGACCAGTGGGCGCATCCGCCTTGTCCTCGGCGGAGAAATGTGGCGGCCCTTGGTGGAAATCCGCGACGTCGCTCGTGCTTACCTGGCCTGCTTAGGGGCGGACGAACAACGGGTGCGCGGGCAAGTATTCAACGTGGCGCGGGCGAACATGCGGATTTCCGAGCTGGGGCTGCGCGTGCGCGAGGCGTTGCGCGCGGAAGGAATTTCCGTGGATATTGAGCCCGATTATTCTTACCGCACCGTGCGGAGCTATCGGGTCTCTGCGCGCAAGATCGAAGCGGTTTTGGGTTATCGCGCGGTCGTATCGGTCGAAGATTCTGTGCGGGACATGGTGCGGCAACTCCGCAATGCGGGCTTTCAGGACTTGCATCATCCTCGGTTCGAAAACCTGCGCTGGCTCAGGGTGCTGGAAGAGGCGGAAACGATCGTGGGTTCCGGTCGTTCGATTTTCGCGGCTCCCCCTGCCGGCGCTGGCAACGTGGAACTCGTGCGGCGACGAGCCACGTAA
- a CDS encoding dTDP-4-dehydrorhamnose 3,5-epimerase: MSWGEAVIRDVQNIPLVAHVDDRGYLIEIVRATDPHLEKFGQVYLVGNFAKGTVRAFHKHLEMWDLFFISHGAAKFVLVDDRPDSPTYRETNVFVASSRNPSLIVVPPGVFHGWMSLEDDTQMISTATEVYRRGNPDEVRVPPDTFGDHWVVKGR, translated from the coding sequence GTGTCATGGGGCGAGGCCGTGATTCGTGACGTACAAAACATTCCGCTTGTGGCGCATGTGGACGATCGTGGCTACCTCATCGAGATCGTCCGTGCGACCGATCCACACCTTGAGAAGTTCGGGCAGGTGTACTTGGTCGGTAACTTTGCCAAGGGCACGGTGCGAGCGTTTCACAAACACTTGGAGATGTGGGATTTGTTTTTCATCAGTCACGGCGCGGCCAAGTTCGTGCTTGTGGACGACCGGCCGGACAGTCCGACCTACCGCGAGACGAATGTTTTCGTGGCCTCGTCGCGCAACCCTTCATTGATCGTCGTCCCGCCTGGGGTGTTCCACGGGTGGATGTCCTTGGAGGACGACACGCAAATGATCAGTACGGCCACAGAGGTGTACCGCCGGGGGAATCCCGACGAGGTCCGGGTGCCGCCGGACACGTTCGGGGATCATTGGGTGGTCAAAGGGCGATAG
- a CDS encoding hydrolase: MKGRGRLLERSASLVVLIDVQESYRGKIYEEERFRVALRRLLLSAKLLGVPVVSTEQYPKGLGPTWPELKECLSEGTPVIAKRCLSCWGAAGFAEAVTNSGRSQVVVCGLEAHACVNQTVHDLIQHGFQVHVPYDAISSRFELDYRVGVDKMIGSGAVPATAEMVAFEWLRTADAPEFKAVQQLFK, translated from the coding sequence GTGAAAGGTCGAGGCCGACTCTTGGAACGCTCGGCGAGCCTCGTTGTGTTGATCGATGTCCAGGAATCTTACCGAGGCAAGATTTACGAGGAAGAGAGGTTCCGGGTCGCTCTGCGGAGGTTGCTGCTTTCCGCCAAGTTGCTGGGCGTACCCGTGGTGTCCACGGAGCAGTATCCGAAAGGTCTGGGGCCGACCTGGCCGGAACTCAAGGAGTGTCTTTCCGAGGGTACGCCAGTTATTGCGAAACGCTGTCTGAGCTGTTGGGGGGCTGCTGGGTTTGCGGAGGCAGTGACCAATTCAGGCCGGTCTCAGGTTGTCGTGTGTGGCTTGGAAGCACATGCATGCGTCAACCAAACGGTCCACGATCTGATCCAGCATGGGTTTCAGGTACACGTGCCGTACGATGCCATTTCCTCCCGATTCGAGTTGGACTACCGGGTGGGCGTGGACAAGATGATAGGATCGGGGGCTGTACCGGCGACAGCCGAGATGGTTGCCTTCGAATGGCTGCGGACCGCAGATGCACCGGAATTCAAAGCGGTGCAGCAGCTATTCAAGTAG
- a CDS encoding UPF0301 protein, with translation MAQESLAPGLLLAMPQMADPNFARTVVLLCRHESDGAMGLVVNRPTDVAVADVVQFDPPLKADRARFKVWTGGPVEPQRALLLLGFDPGGDEAVQVGPGLFLSASARILRELMEHGDEDRVREVRFLVGYAGWAGGQLESELAASAWLTAEVNRDLIFHTDSEVMWEAAIRSLGIDPYTLQLGGGVH, from the coding sequence ATGGCGCAAGAATCCTTGGCTCCCGGACTATTGTTGGCCATGCCGCAAATGGCGGATCCGAATTTCGCCCGCACGGTGGTGCTGCTATGCCGCCACGAAAGCGATGGCGCCATGGGCCTTGTGGTCAACCGCCCGACCGACGTCGCCGTTGCAGATGTGGTCCAATTCGATCCTCCTCTGAAGGCAGACCGCGCTCGCTTCAAGGTGTGGACGGGTGGGCCGGTGGAGCCGCAGCGGGCGTTGCTTCTCTTGGGATTCGATCCGGGGGGAGACGAAGCCGTACAGGTCGGCCCTGGCCTTTTCCTGTCAGCCTCCGCGCGGATCCTCCGTGAATTAATGGAACATGGCGACGAGGATCGTGTTCGCGAAGTTCGCTTTCTCGTGGGCTACGCCGGCTGGGCTGGTGGGCAGCTCGAATCCGAACTTGCTGCGTCCGCTTGGCTGACCGCCGAGGTGAATCGCGACTTGATTTTTCATACCGATTCCGAAGTGATGTGGGAGGCGGCAATCCGCAGCCTGGGTATCGACCCTTACACGCTGCAACTAGGCGGTGGCGTTCATTGA